The region TGCGCTTGTTCCCCTTGGACTTCCGGAGGTAGATACGGAAGGTGGAGGTGTGGCCCAGGATGTTGCCACCGATGGGCTGGGTCGGGTCGCCGAAGAACGAATCGGGGTTCGAGGCGACCTGGTTGGTGACCAGCACAGCGGTGTTGTTGAGGTCGCCCACGCGCATCAGGTCGTGGAGGTGCTTGTTGAGCTTCTGCTGTCGGTCGGCGAGCTGGCCGCGACCGACGTACTCGGCACGGAAGTGAGCCGTCAGCGAGTCCACCGCGAGCAGTCGAACGGGGAACTCGTCGTCCTGCGTGCCGCTCGCGATTTCCTGAGCCTTCTCGGCCAGCAGAATCTGGTGGTTGGAGTTGAACGCCTTCGCGACGTGAATCTTGTCGAGGACGGATTCGACGAGGTCGGCCATCAGCGCGTCGTCGGTCGCGTCGGCGGCCTCGTCCTCGCCGACGATGCCGTGGAGCTGCATCATGTCTTCGAGCGCCTCGTCGTCCTGTCCCTCGACCATCTGCTCGATACGCTCGGGGCGGAACGTGTCCTCGGAGTCGATGAAGATGGCGCTGCCCTCCAGCCCGCCGTGTTCGGCCGGGAGCTGGACGTTGACGGCCAGCTGGTGGGTCACCTGTGACTTACCCGCACCGAACTCGCCGTACACCTCGGTGATGGACTGGGTCTCGACGCCGCCGCCGAGTAGCTCGTCGACCTCGTCGACGCCCCACGAGAGCTTCCCGATCTGTTCGCGCCGCTCCAGTACTGTCGCACCGGTCTCGAAGCCGCCGATGTCGGCGGCGTCGCGGGCGGCGTTGATGATGTCGGAGGCGGAGGACTCGCCGATGTCGGCGGTGTTCGACAGCTC is a window of Halomicroarcula saliterrae DNA encoding:
- the radA gene encoding DNA repair and recombination protein RadA, which gives rise to MSEAADLEDLPGVGPATAEKLKDNGFDSYQGIAVASPSELSNTADIGESSASDIINAARDAADIGGFETGATVLERREQIGKLSWGVDEVDELLGGGVETQSITEVYGEFGAGKSQVTHQLAVNVQLPAEHGGLEGSAIFIDSEDTFRPERIEQMVEGQDDEALEDMMQLHGIVGEDEAADATDDALMADLVESVLDKIHVAKAFNSNHQILLAEKAQEIASGTQDDEFPVRLLAVDSLTAHFRAEYVGRGQLADRQQKLNKHLHDLMRVGDLNNTAVLVTNQVASNPDSFFGDPTQPIGGNILGHTSTFRIYLRKSKGNKRIVKLVDAPNLPDGEGVMRVEGAGLKNE